Genomic DNA from Rhodothermales bacterium:
CCCATCGCAATGATGACCATCAGCGTCGGTGCCAGCGAGTGCACAAACGGGTTGGCCGTCAGGGGCACGATGTTTTCCTTCAGGACGAGCTTCAGCACGTCCGCAAACGGCTGCAGAAAGCCGAAGGGGCCGACGCGGTTCGGACCCGGGCGGGCCTGGATGTAGCCGGAAACCTTGCGCTCCGCGTACACCAGCACCGAGGCGGATACCAGGAGGAAGTTGATGATCAGGAAGGCGACGGCGGCCGTCCAGTACCAGGCGAGTTCCATGTCAGGGAGTCAGGTTCAGGCGGTTGTCGCTACGTCTTCCAGGCGAACGCCGAGTTCGCCCATGGCCTCGTAGGTGGCGCCGGACAGCGCGTCCACGCTGTCGGCCACCTCACGCATGATGAACTTGGGACCGCGATAGTCCATGCCGTGGCCGAGCCGGATGGCAACGGCCGGCAGGCTGACCCAGCCGGGCTGGCAGTCCACCATGTTGGATTCGGTAAACCACTTGTCGAACGGCGTGCCGTGCAGATCGGCGCGGCTCTTGCCGACTTCCATCATGAGCGTGCGGTTCATGCCCTTGATGGCTTTGGCCGGACGCACGCGTTGCGCGTGACCATCGCTGTTGACGTAGGTGCCCACCGTTTCCACCGCAGTGGCGGCCGGAAGCGATACCGTTGCGTGCGGCAGCGTCTGGTTGGTGGTGTTGTAGGCGTGCAGGATCACCTTCACGCCTGCAAGCGCGGCTGCGTCCACGAGGCCCGCGGCCACCGGATCATCCTCCAACACGTAGAGCACGTCCACACCGGACTCCAGGCGCCAGGCCATCCAGGCGGCATCGGCCTGCTCCATGCCCAGTCGCTCACAGCCGTTCGCGTTCGGGGCGGTCTCGTCCGTCAGCAGCCAGTTGTCGCCGCGACCAGCGTCGGCGTGCGCCATGTAACGGGGCGCATCGGCCCCAAGGGAAGCAGCGAGTCTGCCAAGCAGGTAGTTGTCCTCAACGGTGGCATGGGCCGAGCCCAGGAACACAATCCGTGAAGCGTCGGCATCCTTCAGAATGGAGGCGGCCGCATCGTAGGCCGTATTCCAGTCTCCGGTCACTCCTCCAACCGCGGGTCCGGCCGGACGGTTGTCATTGAAGCGGTGGTAGTCAAGACGCTCGACATCCGGCAGCCAGAACTCGTTCACCGCCGGGTTCTCCCGCGGGGTGATCTTCATGATCTGGTTGTCCTTGACCCAGTAGTAGCAGTTGTTGCCTTTGGCGCCGGAGACCGTGATGGAGGCCGTGCGGCTCATCTCCCAGATGCGTGCCTTGAAGCGGAAATCCTTGGAGGTCAACGCGCCCACAGGGCAGATGTCGATCACGTTCATCGAGTAGGGCTCGTCAAACGTGAAGCCCGGCGGGGTCATCGGGTAGTTGCGCACCCCGCGCTCGATGATCGTGAGCTGATGACTCTTGGAGATCTCATTGGTGAAACGCACGCAGCGCGTGCAGTTGATGCACCGTTCGCCGTCGAGCATCACCCGGGGACCCAGGTCGATTTGCTTGGGCTTGGAGACCTTCTCAAACTCGAACCGCGACCCTTCCGGACCATACTTGTAGGCCTGGATCTGCAGAGGGCAGTGACCGGCCTGATCGCAGATCGGGCAGTCCAGCGGGTGGTTGATCAGCAGCATCTCGAGCGTGTCCTTCTGGGCGCGCTCGACCAGGTCACTGGAACGATGTGACTTGACCACCATGCCGTCGGTCACCTCCATCGTGCAGGAGGTCTGCAGCTTGGGGAAGTAGCGGATGACCGGATTGCCTTCCTCGTCCAGCCGGGGCTGGCGCGTTTCACGGTCGATTTCGGGCGTGCCAACCTCTACCAGGCACTGCCGGCAGTTGGCCGGAGCCGACATGGCCGGGTGGTAGCAGAAGTGCGGCAGTTCAATGCCCTGCTCCAGGCAGAACTGGAGGAGCCCGGGCCGTCCTTCGAACTCGTAAGTCTGACCGTCTATGGTTACGGTAGGCATAGCGTGCTGATCAGGCCCGGACGCGCTCGATGAGCGCTCCGCGGGCAGTAAGCGTGTAAGCAGATTCGTTCAGGACGCGGGTCTCCTGTTCGGAATGGCCCTGAAGGTCCTGGTCGTGACCGTCGGAGTCGCCCTCGGCATGATGGCCTGCGCTATCGTGGTCACCGCCGTCGTGGTGTTCACCGGCGTCGGAATCACCCTCGGCGTGGTGCTCACCAGCGTCAGAGTCATGATGAGCCATCGCCGCGTCTCCGTGGTGGTCGACATCGCCCTGCAGCACGCCGGAAATCACGGCGCGTCGGCCAGAGGCGTCTTTGGGGAAAGTGAACACATACGCCCCGTTCTCGTCGCGTGGAACATCCACGCGCACCATGGGCCCATCGATCACCTGCATGGACAGCCAGCAGCCTGCCATCTCGCAGACCTCGGAGATGCGTCCTTCCAGCTTGACCGGGTGGCCTATCATGGCCGGACCGTCTGCAATGACGGCCGAAACCGGCACGGCGTCCTCGGGCGTGATGGCTTCCCCAAAGGAGTCATAGCCCGTCAGCACGTCATATTCCTGACTGTGATCTCCGACGCAGCCGGCGAGCAGGATCAGGAAGGCGGGAATCAGTGATTTCATGCGGTCACCTCGGCGAGGTCTACGCCGGATGCCACGTGGCCCGGCTTGCATTTGGCTTCGAATTCGTCCCGGAACCGGGTCACGGTGTGTCGCACCGGCCAGGCGGCCGCGTCCGCGAGAGCGCAGACGGTGCGGCCCTCCATCTCCGTGCACAGATCCAGCAGCAGGTCCAGATCCCGCATGTTCCCCTCTCCCTCGTCAATCCGGGTGACGATGTTCTCCAGCCATCCGGTGCCCTCGCGACAGGGCGTGCACTGCCCGCACGACTCGTGATGGTAGAAGTGGGTGATACGACGGAGGAACGCGACCATGTCGGTGTCCTCATCCATGATCAGCATGCCCGAGGTCCCCATCATAGAGCCGGCCTCGCGCAGGGAATCGGCGTCCATGGTGACGCCGTCAATCATGTCCGCACGCAGCACCGGGGTGGAGCTTCCGCCGGGCACCAGGGCCTTGAGCTTCTTTCCGCCGCGCATGCCGCCGGCCACCTCATAAATGAGGTCGGTGATCAGCATCCCGGTTGGATACTCGTACACACCCGGGCGATTGACGTGTCCGGAGATTCCGTACAGCACCGGGCCGGGATGCTTCTCGGCGCCTACACTTGCAAACCAGTCGCCGCCGCGCTCCATGATGTAGGGCACGGCCGCCAGGGTTTCCACGTTGTTGATCGTGGTCGGGTAGTTCCAGATGCCCTTCTGTGCCGGGAAGGGCGGCTTGACCCGCGGGTAGGCACGCTTGCCCTCGAGCGAGTTCATCAGGCTGGACTCCTCGCCGCAGATGTAAGCGCCGGCGCCCTTGTGGATCACGAGTTCGGTCGAAAAGCCCGAGCCCATGATGTTCTTGCCGACGTACCCCTTGTCGTAGAGCTTCTTCAGCTCCACTTCCATGTGGGTGATCCAGTCGGCGTACTCACCGCGGATGTACAGGTAGGAGCCCGCCAGGCTCATGGCGTATGACGCGATGAGCATGCCCTCGAACACCGAGTGCGGGTTGTACTCCATGAGCTGCCGGTCCTTGAAGGTACCGGGCTCCGACTCGTCGCCGTTGCAGCACAGGTACCGAGGGATGTCCGGGTTGACCGGCGGCATGAAGCTCCACTTGAGTCCGGTCGGGAAGCCGGCGCCTCCGCGGCCCTTCAGACCGGACTTCTTGACCTCGTTGGTGACTCCGACAGGGTCCCACTTGTCGCCGCTGAGGATCTCGCGCAGGGCCTTGTACCCGCCATTGGCCTCATAGACCTCCAGCAAGTGCAGGTCCTTGATCTTCGGCAGCAGTACCCGCTGAAAATTGCGCCAGTCTCCGGCTTTTGAGCTGTTGGCTTCCATAGGCTGTTACTGGACGCGCTGGCGTCCGATGGATTTTGCCGGCATGCGGTCCTCCGCCGCCAGCTCCATGTCCACGATGCGGGAAATGAGCTGATCGGCATCGCGCACGGCCCGGTCCAGAGTGACCCCGGCTTCGTCCGCGCCTGCCAGCTCCCGCAGCGCTTCGTAAATGAAAATCTTCCTGCGCAAAGACCGCCGCACCGCGATGGGCCCGATGATGCCTGCTGCAATCGCAGCGGCGATCCAGAACATCGAGATAATGGCGCCCGAACCACCGCCCTGGAAGTCCAGGAAGTTCATGACGCCGAGGATCAGGTAGAACAGACTGCCCAGCCCGAACGCAACCGGACCCTGCTTGAGATGCTTCTGCATCTTCGCCAGCTGCTCGTCAATCCACTCGACGTTGAGCTCCTTCTCGAGATTCTGCACCTCCTTGTACGAGAGCAGCCGAGAGTCAGAATACTTCTTGAGCTCGCGCAACAGCAGGTCCTTGACTCGCCGTTCACGGCGGGTCAGCCCATCATCCCGTCGGGGGGACCCGATGGTGTCGGGATTCGCACGAACACGTCCGAAGGGCTCCGCCAGCTCGGCAGGGCCGGCTGGTATGGTCCCGGCGGAGGCCTCAGAGGCCCGCCGTTCCACGTTATGGAGCATATCGGAGCGCTCTTTCACCATCAGGCGATCGTCTCGGAGACCGGCGGCGTCTGGTACGTTTCGGTGACGGTCACGTCGGACCGCCGATTCCCCTCCATTTCGTCTTCGTCCTGAGGCAGCGTGACCGATTCGAACGGCCACTCCTTGCCTTCGCGCAGGGCATCGATGAGCGCATCGACTTTGTCCCGCGTCAGATTGTGCACGTAGCGACCGTTGGTCACCTGCAGCATGGGCGCCGAGCCGCATGCTCCAAGGCACTCAACTTCCTGGATGGTGAACTGCCCATCGGACGTGGTCTCTCCCTTGTGGATGCCCAGTTTGTCCTCGAGGTAGTGCAGCATGTCGTAGCCGCCGCAGACCTGGCAGGAGAAACAGGTGCACACGTCAAGGACGTGCGTGCCCATTTTCTGCTTGTAGTACTGCGTATAGAACGTGGCCACGCCATACGCCTGTGCGTAGGGAATCCCCACTTCCTCGGCAGTGAGCTTGATCACTTCCGGCGGCAGGAATCCGAACTTCTCCTGGGCCAGCCAAAGAGCGCGCATGATGGCCCCGTCCGCGGTCGGGTACAGCGTGACGTAGTCCGCAATCTGTTTCTTTTCCGCATCCGTGAAGTGCAGTTCCGAAGCGGGCACCGCCGGCGCCGGGTTGCGATCCGGCAGCTCGACAACCGGGTTCTTGATGAAGTCGGCCATGTTACTTGTCGCTTTCGCCCAGAACCGGGTCGATGGTACCGATCAGAATCACCATGTCGCCCATCATGGCGCCCTCCATCATGGGCTCGAGGGCCTGGAGGTTGGTGAAGCTCGGCGTGTTCATGCGGGCGCGATACGGGTGCCCGGTGCCGTCTGACTGCAGGTAGAAGCCGAGTTCTCCCTTTGGAGCCTCAATGGCGTGGTAGGACCACACTCCGTTCGGCGGGCACACACCGGTATCGGTGTACATGAAGTCGTGAATGAGGCCCTCCATGGAGTAGTAGACCTCGTCCTTGGACGGGTAGGCCTGCTTGGCGTCGTCGGAACGGATGGCTCCGCGGACCGACGGCAGTTTGTCCAGGCACTGCTTGATGATCTTTATGGACTCCTCCATCTCCTCCAGGCGCACGAAGTAGCGGGCCAGTGAATCGCCCTCCTCGCGCATCGGAATGATGAAGTCCACGTCGTCGTACTTGAGGTAGGGCTCGAAACGGCGGATGTCGTACGCCACGCCGGATCCACGCAGGTTCGGGCCGGTCATGCCCATGGCGATGACCTCATCGGCCGTCAATGTGCCGATGCCCACGTTGCGGTCGATCCAGATGCGGTTGCGATTGAGCAGCTTCTTCCATCCCGCGATGGTATCGGGAAACTTCTCCGCGAAGTCCCGAATCATGGCAAGACCCTGTTCGCTCGGCTCGGACGCAATGCCGCCAATACGACTGTGCGAGACCGTCAGCCGCTGTCCGCAGACCTCATCGAAAATGGAATACAGGTCTTCGCGGTACTTGAAGCACCACAGGAAGACGGACACCGCACCGGCGTCCATCAGCCCCACGCCCATCCACAGCAGGTGGGCCGAGATCCGCGCCAGTTCGCACATCATCATGCGAATCCACTGCGCGCGTTCCGGGACCTCGATGCCGGCCACCTTCTCCACAGCGAGACACCAGGCCACGTTGTTGGAGTAGGGGCTCAGGTAGTCCATGCGATCCGTATAGGGCATGAACTCCTGGTACGTCTTGTTCTCGGCGACCTTTTCCAGTCCGCGGTGCAGGTAGCCGATGTCGATGACGCACTTGTCGATGGTCTCGCCGTCCAGCTTGACCGCGCAGCGCAACACTCCGTGCGTTGCCGGGTGCTGCGGGCCGATGTTGAGCACCATCTCGTTCTCGAGCGGGTCGTCGCTCTTCTCGCGAGCGCCGTTCTTCTCCTCCAGCCATGAGTGCTTGGACTCGAGGCGGCGGTAGATCGCTTCGTTGTGGCGTGGCCAGAAGTTGAGCTTCTCGCCGATATCCTCGGTGGTAATTACGCTCATCAGTCCTCGTCTTCGGAGGCGGCCTCCTGGTAACTCTTGATCGGCTTGGAGCCGTGGGCGGCGGGGAAGGGATCCAGCGTCAGGCCGGCCTCCGGCGTCTGCGGCGGCAGCGGCAGGGATCCAGGAACCCCAAGCAGCGGGAATTCCTTGCGCAACGGGTGGTATTCAAAGTCCTCCGGCATGTACATGCGACGCAGGTCTTCATGCCCTTCGAACCTGAGGCCGAACATGTCGAACGCCTCGCGCTCGTTCCAGCCGGCCGCCCGGTACACACCGGTGACGCTGGGCACGGTCATGCTCTCCTCGTCAACGCGCACCTTGATGCGCAGGCGCTTGCCGGCCTGGATGTTCACCAGGTTGTAGAACACCTCGTACCTGTCCTCATCGCGAAACATGTCGACGCCTCCCAGATCCACCAGATAGGTGAACCCGAGCGTGTCGCGCAGGTGCGTGCACACATCCACGATGCGTGTCTTGTCCACATAGACCGTATGCTCGTTGGCATACAGGAACACCTCGCCGATCGCCTCCCCAAACTCTTTCTGAAGGGCCTCGACCACGTCCGGATTGTACGTGGTGTCCTTGGCGTGCGGGTTCTGCGTTGCTTCCTTTTCGGAAGGCTTGTCGACCGGCGTAAAGTGGAATTCGAGTTTGGCCATCAGACCCCCTTTACAATGCCGCCTTCGCCAGTCTCATCCTGGTCGTAGAGCGTGGTGGGGCTGATGCGCTGATCCCCCGACGGGGTGAGTACACGCGGACGAACGGCGACGGGCTCGGTCTGGGCACCTTTCCCTTCGTGCATGTCGGTACTTACGGAGTACTGGTTGCGCACCTTCTCCTGAATGTCCATCAGGGCGTGGATGACAGCCTCCGGACGGGGCGGGCATCCCGGGATGTAAACGTCTACCGGGAGGAAGTTATCGGCACCCTGAACCACGCCGTAGCAGCGATGCATGCCGCCGGTAGAGGCGCAGGCACCCATGGCGATGCACCACTTGGGGTCCGCCATCTGGTCCCAGACCCGGCGCACGGCGTGAGCCATCTTGTAGGTGACCCAGCCGGCCACAATCATCAGGTCTGCCTGGCGCGGGCTGAAGCGCATGGCTTCGCTGCCGAACCGGGCCACATCGTATTTGGGCGCGGCGAAGGCCATCATTTCGATGGCACAGCAGGCGAGCCCCATGGGCATCGGCATCAGCGAGTTGGAGCGGGCCCAGTTGACTACGGCGTCTACGCGCGTGGTCAGGAAGCCTTCACCGCCGAGGATGTCGTCTGACATGGTGGGATGGATTGTGGCGGAGACTCCGCCGATGGGGGCGATCAGTCGAACTCCAGTCCGCCCTTCTTGATATCGTACAGAAGGCCGATGGCGAGGATCACAATGAAGAAAAACACGATCCCCAGCATGGGCACGGCCGCGCCCGCGGCTAGAAACTCGTCGAAGCTCGCCGCCCACGGGTACAGGAACACCACCTCCACGTCGAAGACGATGAAGATCATCGCCACGAGGTAGAACTTGACCGAGTACCGCTCGCGGGCAGTCCCGATGGGATCCATGCCGCTCTCGTAAGCCTTGGTCTTGATGCGATTCGGACGTCGTGGTCCGAGGTGTTCAGCGGCTTTAAGCAGCGTCATCGCCAGTCCGGTGGCGATGAGCAGCATCAGCAGGAGCGGGAGGAAGTCCGAAAGCATTTCGGCAGAGTGGTGGGTTCGACGGTGGCCCCCACGGGGCGGGACCACGAAATCGGGCTGCAGCCGTGCAAAAACGGCCGAAAAAGGCAACTACGAAGCTACGGGGAGGCTCCGCGCTTATCAACGTAAGGCGTTGAATATTGAGCAAACGCGCGGTGACCGGCGGGCGGCGCTGGACGGGCGGCCGCTGGCCGCAAAAAAAAGCCCCGGCGAACCGAAGTCCGCCGGGGCCGAGCAGCCTTGGGGGGCCTGGACTCAGAAGGTGTACGTGAGGCGCCCGATGACCATGCGGCCAAGCAGCGGTGCGCCGATGAACTGGCGATGCTCCTCATTGAGCGCGTTGTTCACGCCCACATCCACTTTCAGGCCGGGCACGGACTCGGAAAGGTCGTAGCCCACACCGAGGTCTACCAGCGTGAATGACGGCAGGTCACCCACGTACGGTCCTGAACTGATCGGGAAGCCTTCGGTGTGACGGAGGGAGAAGTTGGCGGTCAGGCCGGAGTCGGCCGAGTACTTCGCACCAATCTTGCCCTTCATGGTCGGCGCATTGAGGGCGATGGCCAGGTTCTCGTTGTCCTCGTCAAGCTCGCCCGCATCGAAGAAGTCGTCCGAAACGAAGCTGGCGTTCGCGAAGAACGAGAAGTTCTCGTTGTGGAAGTAGTCCAGCGACACGTCCACGCCGTAGTAGTCCACCTTGCCGAAGTTGCGATAGGACAGCATCAGCTCCGGTGCCGTGCCCGGTCCGGGGTTGTTTTCAGCCGGCTGTACGATGCCCACCGCAGACGGGAAGTCCGGTTCTGCCAGAGCAACCACCAGGCCCGCGATCTGACTTGAGATCTGGGCTGTGATGGCCGCACGCTGCTGGTCCGACAATGCGGGCCAGACGGAAGGATCCGGGATGGCCCCGAAGGCGGCTGCCGCGCCGACCACCAGCGTGGTATTGCCTGCGATACCACTGGTGAGCGCCGACGTCAGGTCGTTGCCCAGATTGGGCACGATGACCAGTGGCGTCTCCAGAAGCAGCGGGCCCACAAAGTTCTCCTTGTTCGTGTAGTAGGCGTCGATCGTGAAGGAGATCTTGTTGTTGATGAACCCCTTGTAGCCGACTTCGAACGTCTGCGTGGTCGTCTGATCCAGCGGGCTGATGTCGGTGAGGTCGTCCACGAACTCACCAATAGCGCCAGTGGTCAGATTCAACTTGGCCATGACGCCGGGAGTGAACCCGGACACCTGCGTGAACTGCGGGCTCATGAGCGCCACCAGCTGGGCCGTGGTCGTCTGATTCACGGGCAGCCCCTGGGCGTTGAGAAGCGCGGTGATTTCCGCCGTTCCTCGCGCGGACAGTCCGGCGTAAACGAGTCCGTACATCTCCGTCAGATCCGCACCGACCGCGGTAAGCTGGCCGAGCGACGTCGGCAGCAGGCTGGTGGCCTGCAGGTCGGTGATTGCGCCGAGACCCAGGTTGGCGGAGTTGCGCTCCCACGTAAAGCCCCCGGCGGAGCCCCGACCTCGGGCGACGAGCGGAGACGTGGCGGCCACGATATCCAGGAAGTTCGAGTTCGTGCCGGGGCTGGAAAACGCCCGGTTATAAGTCACGCGGAACGAGTGGTTGTTCGCAGGCTTGACGACAAAACCGGCGCGCGGGGACAGCGTGGTGCTTTCGAGCACATCGTTATAGTCGAGCCGTAGCGCTCCGACCAGGTCGAGTTTGGGCGTTACGGCTGTCTGGGACTGAACGTAGGCGCCGTACTCGTTGATCGAATCGTTGTCTTCGTTCCTGCCGAGAATGGTGCCTTCGGTATCCGGTCGAGTCAGATCCGCATCGGCTCCGAGAATGAAATTCTGCTTCTCGGACATGGCCCAGTCGTACTGTGCCTGAAGGTTGATCTGTCTGCCGTTGTCAACCACCGGGTCGGGCACGTTGTCGCCGTTGAAGTCCTGATCGTAGACGAACGAGTCCCCGGCATCATTCTGGTTCACATAGGCCTGGGCAAAGAAATTGCCGCTCTGCAGACGAACCTGTCCGTACTGGTAGCCGAATCCGTCGGCCTGCACGGTGCCGATACCTGACAGCACAGTCGCCGTCAGTGCTGAGTGGCCGAAGTTGGCGTAGAGCGACGTTCTGTCCGACGCCTTGTACTCGAGGCTCAAGTTGACGTTGAGTTTCTCGAAATCGTTGTTCCTGGGCACGACGTCGCCGCGAAGCTGGACCTCATCGATGGGATCGGCGGGGTTCATCTCCCAGTCGTCTGCCTGGCCGTAGGTACCGGTAATCTTGTAGCCGAATTTCTCATTCGGGGCGACACCCGCGTGGCGGAACTGCACGCCC
This window encodes:
- a CDS encoding TonB-dependent receptor produces the protein MKHVLLHPPRVAFGFLLALTLLLAPTAHAQTGSISGTVIDAEDLFPLAGANVRVEDGSGAMITGTATGVDGNYSISVAAGSYTLVASFTGYSEQTRPVQVVAGQTVTADFELGAGITLNTVVVSGSRRPEKVLNAPSSISVLTAEDLASDVGTSSIEALRNTTGVDMAQTGVDRREVVLLGFNNAFSGATYVLTDYRQAAVPSLGVNIHSIMPNIGIDVDRVEVVRGPGSALYGPGVDSGVIHFITKSPFDHPGTTVSVSGGERSYMGVQFRHAGVAPNEKFGYKITGTYGQADDWEMNPADPIDEVQLRGDVVPRNNDFEKLNVNLSLEYKASDRTSLYANFGHSALTATVLSGIGTVQADGFGYQYGQVRLQSGNFFAQAYVNQNDAGDSFVYDQDFNGDNVPDPVVDNGRQINLQAQYDWAMSEKQNFILGADADLTRPDTEGTILGRNEDNDSINEYGAYVQSQTAVTPKLDLVGALRLDYNDVLESTTLSPRAGFVVKPANNHSFRVTYNRAFSSPGTNSNFLDIVAATSPLVARGRGSAGGFTWERNSANLGLGAITDLQATSLLPTSLGQLTAVGADLTEMYGLVYAGLSARGTAEITALLNAQGLPVNQTTTAQLVALMSPQFTQVSGFTPGVMAKLNLTTGAIGEFVDDLTDISPLDQTTTQTFEVGYKGFINNKISFTIDAYYTNKENFVGPLLLETPLVIVPNLGNDLTSALTSGIAGNTTLVVGAAAAFGAIPDPSVWPALSDQQRAAITAQISSQIAGLVVALAEPDFPSAVGIVQPAENNPGPGTAPELMLSYRNFGKVDYYGVDVSLDYFHNENFSFFANASFVSDDFFDAGELDEDNENLAIALNAPTMKGKIGAKYSADSGLTANFSLRHTEGFPISSGPYVGDLPSFTLVDLGVGYDLSESVPGLKVDVGVNNALNEEHRQFIGAPLLGRMVIGRLTYTF
- a CDS encoding DUF4920 domain-containing protein — translated: MKSLIPAFLILLAGCVGDHSQEYDVLTGYDSFGEAITPEDAVPVSAVIADGPAMIGHPVKLEGRISEVCEMAGCWLSMQVIDGPMVRVDVPRDENGAYVFTFPKDASGRRAVISGVLQGDVDHHGDAAMAHHDSDAGEHHAEGDSDAGEHHDGGDHDSAGHHAEGDSDGHDQDLQGHSEQETRVLNESAYTLTARGALIERVRA
- the nuoF gene encoding NADH-quinone oxidoreductase subunit NuoF is translated as MEANSSKAGDWRNFQRVLLPKIKDLHLLEVYEANGGYKALREILSGDKWDPVGVTNEVKKSGLKGRGGAGFPTGLKWSFMPPVNPDIPRYLCCNGDESEPGTFKDRQLMEYNPHSVFEGMLIASYAMSLAGSYLYIRGEYADWITHMEVELKKLYDKGYVGKNIMGSGFSTELVIHKGAGAYICGEESSLMNSLEGKRAYPRVKPPFPAQKGIWNYPTTINNVETLAAVPYIMERGGDWFASVGAEKHPGPVLYGISGHVNRPGVYEYPTGMLITDLIYEVAGGMRGGKKLKALVPGGSSTPVLRADMIDGVTMDADSLREAGSMMGTSGMLIMDEDTDMVAFLRRITHFYHHESCGQCTPCREGTGWLENIVTRIDEGEGNMRDLDLLLDLCTEMEGRTVCALADAAAWPVRHTVTRFRDEFEAKCKPGHVASGVDLAEVTA
- a CDS encoding NADH-quinone oxidoreductase subunit C, which codes for MAKLEFHFTPVDKPSEKEATQNPHAKDTTYNPDVVEALQKEFGEAIGEVFLYANEHTVYVDKTRIVDVCTHLRDTLGFTYLVDLGGVDMFRDEDRYEVFYNLVNIQAGKRLRIKVRVDEESMTVPSVTGVYRAAGWNEREAFDMFGLRFEGHEDLRRMYMPEDFEYHPLRKEFPLLGVPGSLPLPPQTPEAGLTLDPFPAAHGSKPIKSYQEAASEDED
- a CDS encoding NAD(P)H-dependent oxidoreductase subunit E codes for the protein MADFIKNPVVELPDRNPAPAVPASELHFTDAEKKQIADYVTLYPTADGAIMRALWLAQEKFGFLPPEVIKLTAEEVGIPYAQAYGVATFYTQYYKQKMGTHVLDVCTCFSCQVCGGYDMLHYLEDKLGIHKGETTSDGQFTIQEVECLGACGSAPMLQVTNGRYVHNLTRDKVDALIDALREGKEWPFESVTLPQDEDEMEGNRRSDVTVTETYQTPPVSETIA
- a CDS encoding NADH-quinone oxidoreductase subunit A is translated as MLSDFLPLLLMLLIATGLAMTLLKAAEHLGPRRPNRIKTKAYESGMDPIGTARERYSVKFYLVAMIFIVFDVEVVFLYPWAASFDEFLAAGAAVPMLGIVFFFIVILAIGLLYDIKKGGLEFD
- a CDS encoding NADH-quinone oxidoreductase subunit D, with protein sequence MSVITTEDIGEKLNFWPRHNEAIYRRLESKHSWLEEKNGAREKSDDPLENEMVLNIGPQHPATHGVLRCAVKLDGETIDKCVIDIGYLHRGLEKVAENKTYQEFMPYTDRMDYLSPYSNNVAWCLAVEKVAGIEVPERAQWIRMMMCELARISAHLLWMGVGLMDAGAVSVFLWCFKYREDLYSIFDEVCGQRLTVSHSRIGGIASEPSEQGLAMIRDFAEKFPDTIAGWKKLLNRNRIWIDRNVGIGTLTADEVIAMGMTGPNLRGSGVAYDIRRFEPYLKYDDVDFIIPMREEGDSLARYFVRLEEMEESIKIIKQCLDKLPSVRGAIRSDDAKQAYPSKDEVYYSMEGLIHDFMYTDTGVCPPNGVWSYHAIEAPKGELGFYLQSDGTGHPYRARMNTPSFTNLQALEPMMEGAMMGDMVILIGTIDPVLGESDK
- a CDS encoding (2Fe-2S)-binding protein → MPTVTIDGQTYEFEGRPGLLQFCLEQGIELPHFCYHPAMSAPANCRQCLVEVGTPEIDRETRQPRLDEEGNPVIRYFPKLQTSCTMEVTDGMVVKSHRSSDLVERAQKDTLEMLLINHPLDCPICDQAGHCPLQIQAYKYGPEGSRFEFEKVSKPKQIDLGPRVMLDGERCINCTRCVRFTNEISKSHQLTIIERGVRNYPMTPPGFTFDEPYSMNVIDICPVGALTSKDFRFKARIWEMSRTASITVSGAKGNNCYYWVKDNQIMKITPRENPAVNEFWLPDVERLDYHRFNDNRPAGPAVGGVTGDWNTAYDAAASILKDADASRIVFLGSAHATVEDNYLLGRLAASLGADAPRYMAHADAGRGDNWLLTDETAPNANGCERLGMEQADAAWMAWRLESGVDVLYVLEDDPVAAGLVDAAALAGVKVILHAYNTTNQTLPHATVSLPAATAVETVGTYVNSDGHAQRVRPAKAIKGMNRTLMMEVGKSRADLHGTPFDKWFTESNMVDCQPGWVSLPAVAIRLGHGMDYRGPKFIMREVADSVDALSGATYEAMGELGVRLEDVATTA
- the nuoB gene encoding NADH-quinone oxidoreductase subunit NuoB, with translation MSDDILGGEGFLTTRVDAVVNWARSNSLMPMPMGLACCAIEMMAFAAPKYDVARFGSEAMRFSPRQADLMIVAGWVTYKMAHAVRRVWDQMADPKWCIAMGACASTGGMHRCYGVVQGADNFLPVDVYIPGCPPRPEAVIHALMDIQEKVRNQYSVSTDMHEGKGAQTEPVAVRPRVLTPSGDQRISPTTLYDQDETGEGGIVKGV